TATCTATGACCCGTCGCTACAGGGGGCTATGCGCAAGACACTTCCATATAGCGAGCGCTATTGTCGCTTTCGGCGCTATTTCGGTATGGCTATAGCGAGGCAATGGCGCGCTACGTTGAAGGAAAGACCAGGGcagtttttccaaaaatattgCCCAATTTTAGGTCCATTTTATACTGCCCAATTTTAGGCCCATTTTGCTCAAATATTTAGGCCCATTCTGCACAGCGCTAGAATTATTTTCTGCAGCGCATCTTCTCTCCACTTCTCCAAGCTTACGTAAACATCAACAACACGCCCCCAACATCTTTCCTTGTACCGCCGACCGCCAGACTTCTGGCCACCGCTTTGCATCGCCGCACTTCAGTAATATTCTGCTCTATTTCCTactttcttctctttttttccctttttttttctgattttttgttttttttggcCATCTTGTTGAGAAGAACAATCTCTATAACATATTAAATCTATTAGCTTATAGATTGATTCTATAATATTAGTTATTGTCATTTGCTTATTGGAATATTAGTTACTGACTTACTGCCATTTGCTTAGGAAATCATTTTTTGGAATTTAACAGATTGATTATATTTCTGGAATATTAGTTACTGCCATTTGCTTATTGTATTTCCTCAATgtatatcaatatttttttgtactTTCAGAGTTTATAAGATGGAAAACCTACCAAAagatataagaaaaaaaatattggatGAAACTATGGGATGCTGGTTAATCCAGACAAGATTTCTGATGGAATATTATGCAACTTTTGCCAAAAAGTTACAAAGAGTGGGATATCAAGGCTCAAACAACATTTTGCTgaaggatttaaaaatacaagaCCTTGTCCAAAAGCCTCAGCATGTGTTAAGCAAGAAATGAAAGATCACTTTGAAGAAAAGTTAGCCCAAAAAACTGTCATGGATTCCATACCTCActttgatgatgtttttgacatAGAAGATCAAGGAGATGATATTGATCTACACGGAGATCCATCCTCTCGTGAAAACGGTTGACATCTATTTCTTCCTCGATCAAATCGTCAATATTAATGCCCAAAAAAACCAAGGTCATAATGGTTTCTTTAAGCTAGACGCAAAGAATCAATGTGGTAAAGCACCCCAATTTAATGAAGTTCAGAAAAAGTTGAGGTATGATGCAGTTCAAAAATTTGCAAGGTGTATGATGCAGGGATCGCATTCAATGCGGTCAAATATGACAGCTTCAAGCCAATGATCGAAGCAATTGGACAATATGGTCCTGGGATGAAACCACCTAGTTACCATGAGGTGAGAGAACCACTTTTAAAAGAGGAGATCAACCATACAAAGCTGATTTTGAAACAAAATGAAGAGGAGATGGCGAAGAAGGGTTGTACTTTGATGGCTGATGGGTGGAGAGATAGAAATGGGAGATCACttatcaatttcttggtgaATACTCCAAAAGACAACATGTTTATTGAATCAGTTGATGCATCTAGCTACTCTCACACTTGTGAGAAGATGTTTGAGTTGCTTGACAAGTTTGTGCAAAAAGTTGGGGCGGATAATATTGTTCAAGTGGTCACCGACAGTGCATCAAACAATGTTTATGCGGGTTAGAAAATCTAATATACTAAGTTACAACGTCTTTTAACTTTCGTTGATTAGTTTCATTAACTATCCTTTTATTCTCTTGTTCTTTACAGGAAAGAAGTTGATGGATAAATATCCGAACTTTGTTTTGGGTCCTCTGTGCAGCACATTGTTTGGATTTGATGTTTGAGGACATATTCAAAATGTCAGATTTGAAGAGGGCACTTGAGCGAGCAATTAATGTTTAACAGATATATTTATAACCGAACTATGTTGTTGAGCATGATGAGAGAGTTCACTGGCCAAAGAGACCTTATCAGGCCAGCTAAAACTCGTTTTGCCACCGCTTTCTTGACTATGAAGCTTTCAGCAGCATAAGCAACATTTGAGAAAGATGTTTACTTCATAAAATTGGAGTCAAAGAAAATTTGCGAAGGAACAGACTGGTAAGCAAGAACAGAAAATTATTTTGATGCCTTTGTTTTGGAATTCTATCATTTATGCTATGAATGTTGGTGGCCCATTATTGGAGATACTTCGGTTGGTGGATGGGGGAGAAGAAGCCTGCCATGGGTTATAGACACGAGGCAATGGAAAGGGCTAAGGAGAAAATAGCAAAAGCCTTTGGTAATAACGAAGATATGTACAAAGAGGTTTTTGAGATAATTGACTAAAGGTGGCAGTTGCGACTCTATCAAGATTTGCATGCAGCATGTTATTTCTTGAACCCTCAGTTCTTTTACTCTAATTACAAGATAGAAAAAGATGAGGAAGTAGTTACGGGGTGGTACAATGCAATCACTAGGTTGACTTTTGATGCTGAGACAGAGAGAAAAATATATACAGAATTGTTAAAATACAAACAAGCAGAAGGTCTTTTTGGGAATGAAGTTGCAATCGAAATGAGAAAGATTGTATCACCAGGTATGAAAATATGTTAAAAGGACAAGTTTTTCCttattttctaaaataaattcaatgataaatattaatataactATTGTTTTTAACTAGCTGCATGGTGGAACTCATATGGAACTTCGACCCCAAAGTTGCAAAAACTTTCCCAAAGATATACTAAGTCTCACTTGTAGCTCCTCTGGTTACGAGGGCAATTGGAGTGTGTTTGAACATATAAGATTTTATAAtattacaatttttattttctgttacTGTGAAGTTTTAAGAATTTGTTCTCGTGCCACGTGCCTtgataaacatatataaataaatgcaGCTTCATTCCAAGAAAAAGGAATAGATTGGAGCAAAAACGCCTGAATGATTTGGtgttcatcaaatacaacagagCTCTGAGGCGTAGATACGATAGTCGTGATACCATCGATCCTATCATATTGACTGAAGTGGATGATGGCAATGAATGGCTGCTAGGGAGAGTGAATGATGAAGAGCCTGAATTTGTTCATGATGGTGATGATTTGACTTGGCAAGATGTTGCAGACGTTGTTGGAGTAGATGGAGCTCCTTATACATTGAAGAAATCCAAAGGGGCCTTGAAGGCGACCCCTACATCTGCTCAGACCTCAAAGGCGCCCACATCTTCACCTACAAGGAGCTCGAAGGCTGCGACATCTAAGTCTAGAGGGAAAAGGCCAATAGAAACATCTACTACACTTAATTTTATAGATGATGATGAATTTGACTTTGATGAAGAAAGTGAAGAAGAGAATGACGCCGAACGTCATGCAATTGCAAATGAAGAAGATTGTCTCGATCttgatgaagaagatgaagatgaattttaaattatgtttttatAGTTTTAGAATTGAGGTTTTATATGCTTTGAACttatatatttgttatttaagaaaattgatGTTATTATAtgctatatattatatatttatatgcttGTGGCGCTTTACTTTCAAATAGTCCTCGCTACGCGATTAACTATGAGCTATAGCACGGGCAACCTCTGCGCTACTGGGCGATATGCGCGATTGACAACTATGGACAATAGGAAATAGAACAGAAATTCCGGCGGTGCAAAGCGTGATCTGTGTCCAGCCGTCAGCGGGCAGAAGTCCGGCGGTGCAAAGCAAGATGTCGGGCGAGAGAAACTGTTGAGAGTTGAGGTTTATGTAAGCCTGGAGAAGTGGAGAGAGGCCGATACGAAACTGAAAATAATTCTAGGGCTAAAGATTGAGCAAAATGTGCCTAAAGATTGAGCAAAATGGGTTTAAAGATTGGacagtattttaaaaaaattgtcctGGACTTTTCTTTCACGTAGCGCGCCATTGCCTCGCTATCGCCATACCGAAATAGCGTGGAAAGCGACGATATCGCTCGCTATGTGGAAGTGTCGTGCGCGTCGCCCCCTGCAGCTACGGGTTTTTGCTTTGCGTTGCTATGCGCAATCGCTATTGACAACTATGTTTTTACTTACATGTAATGTTTGCCACTTTCATTTCCATTTTACTAGATACAATTTTACTATTTAGAGGTGTGCTCGAGTTTGATTACACTTTTTATTGTTGTTTAACCAGCTTCCAGCACGTCAGGAACCTGTGACAGATCCTTCAAAGTACACAGCTGCCGATGTGCGAATTGTCAGTTTGTTGTAACCCTATTCTGAATATTTTGTTTCCTTAATCCTTTGATTCCCTCCCATTTCTTCTTTGCTTctgagaaaaattatttgaaccaGATGTTAATTGATAAAAATTAAGAGAAAATTGATGGAAAATTCTAGGCAAAATATTCCTTTCCATATTTACGAACTTGTTTGTTCATTCAAATCTACAAAATTATGCAATTTTGTTTTTACTTTCTAAAGAAGCTAGCATTTCAAACtttgcatattttcatgttAGGGCTGCTGTTtcacttttgaaaataaaaaaattgatccGTTTTATGCAAAAAAATCTGTGATTCTTATGCATTATTCTTGTTTTACAGACTGATCAAAAGCTTCGTCTCTGTGACATTTGTGGAGCATTCTTGAGCGTTTATgacaggtatatatatatatttttggaaCTTTGCTGTAGAATGTGCTTTGTTGCTTTTAGGAGGAGTGAGTGGTTATAAGACTTTTCGGTGTTTGACCTGGAAATTATAACTCCTTGTCACGAGCAGGCCTACAGGCATAGTTTTACGCGGATAAACTTTGCAGCTACAGAATGTGCGTTATTTTCTGTTTCATGTTTGATGATCATGCTATTGTAGCTAAAGATTGACCGGATTTTGTTTCCAATTCTCCATGATATTGTTGCTTACCCTTGTGACAACAAATGATGGCTCTTATGTGTCATTCAGTGATCGCCGTTTAGCCTATCATTTTGGTGGAAAGCTTCACTTAGGTCACGTAAGTtcaaaatgcgataacgtaacCTAACTGAATGCGAATttaggaaaaatgaaaaatatctaATTAAAAGGTATTAATTTCATGAACTAAATATAGGGTTCATGCTTACATGTTAAAAATGCACATTTCGACACGAATGAATGAACTATGTTTTAAAACATATTTGatacgcgatcgaggaacgtaGATTGAAGACTgaaaaagggaaaatatttttatttaataattagttttatttatttaaaatatggtatatgttatataatattttttaaaataggatgttttgaggtgtttttatatACCAATTCGTATTTCTAAACAGTATTtgatttttgacgaaaatatgaactttttgataactcggctaatatttttacgaattttcttaaataaaatattttaaaaattacataatgggcttaatgggcctattatatcATGTTAATGGGCTTAAACTCATACTACttgttttatatcaaaataaaagCCTAAAAACCCTACACATAACATCTCAAACCCACGGCCACCCCTCATAATCATACAAGGACTCCTCCCTCAtgaaactcacgcacacacacgaGAACTTGAAGAAAAAGCCACGTTTTTGAGAGGATTGCAGCCTAGGGTTTTctacgtcgccgttcttcgcatcgtcaaCTCGTTTTCATGCGTAAAATATGCAAAGACACGCCTTAACTTTCTTTGAAGAATCTTTCACgccatattatgtatatttgtaTAACTTTGCATGATAAACATGTTGGAcaagttttatttttgtttttatgggtatacatgcatataactTGTGTTTTGATTACATAAAACTCTTCCtaatgatgcataaaggggTTGCCATGGTAGGGTAACATGGAGAGACATTTTTCAAACACAATAAAGGTCCATAGGTGCCAAACCAAAGGCTGCACACGCATAGGAGAAGGCTTGAGCGAGGGTATCATGTTATGGGAACTAGGGTTTTGCTAGGAAGAATCAGCGCTTACGGCTTGACCAGGGCTCGACCAGGGCTCGGGCTGGACGTGGTCAGGTGTGAGGAAGattcctagccacgctaggactcaagCACGACAGCTGGGGAAGAGCACGATGGGACTCTTCCCATGCAATCGAGAGTTGTGAGACGCGTAAGGGAGTCACAGCTTGGCCAGGGG
The sequence above is a segment of the Primulina tabacum isolate GXHZ01 chromosome 6, ASM2559414v2, whole genome shotgun sequence genome. Coding sequences within it:
- the LOC142550147 gene encoding uncharacterized protein LOC142550147 translates to MLVNPDKISDGILCNFCQKVTKSGISRLKQHFAEGFKNTRPCPKASACVKQEMKDHFEEKLAQKTVMDSIPHFDDVFDIEDQGDDIDLHGDPSSRENGIAFNAVKYDSFKPMIEAIGQYGPGMKPPSYHEVREPLLKEEINHTKLILKQNEEEMAKKGCTLMADGWRDRNGRSLINFLVNTPKDNMFIESVDASSYSHTCEKMFELLDKFVQKVGADNIVQVVTDSASNNVYAGKKLMDKYPNFVLGPLCSTLFGFDV
- the LOC142550148 gene encoding uncharacterized protein LOC142550148, with product MGEKKPAMGYRHEAMERAKEKIAKAFGNNEDMYKEIEKDEEVVTGWYNAITRLTFDAETERKIYTELLKYKQAEGLFGNEVAIEMRKIVSPAAWWNSYGTSTPKLQKLSQRYTKSHFFIPRKRNRLEQKRLNDLVFIKYNRALRRRYDSRDTIDPIILTEVDDGNEWLLGRVNDEEPEFVHDGDDLTWQDVADVVGVDGAPYTLKKSKGALKATPTSAQTSKAPTSSPTRSSKAATSKSRGKRPIETSTTLNFIDDDEFDFDEESEEENDAERHAIANEEDCLDLDEEDEDEF